A region from the Fibrobacter sp. genome encodes:
- a CDS encoding ECF transporter S component, with protein MLKPREIAFCSVFGAAAILLPFIFHIFHLGSVFMPMYLPLVTLAFFTSPFPAALTAFLIPLISGVLTGMPPFYPPVAFLMSIEISMMSAIISSMHLFFPRLHELVILVPVLILGRAIGVGLIYLMSLFMKLPAKFVAGASILSGWPGVVLMIVAIPAVIRISQAVSLFPLKQEKTE; from the coding sequence ATGCTGAAACCCAGAGAAATCGCTTTTTGCTCTGTATTCGGCGCAGCCGCAATACTTCTTCCTTTCATTTTCCACATCTTTCACCTTGGGTCTGTTTTCATGCCCATGTATCTGCCGCTTGTCACACTGGCATTCTTCACCAGTCCCTTTCCAGCCGCACTTACGGCATTTCTTATCCCTCTTATCTCAGGCGTCCTCACTGGCATGCCTCCGTTTTATCCGCCTGTTGCATTTTTAATGAGTATAGAGATTTCAATGATGTCTGCCATTATTTCCTCAATGCATCTTTTTTTTCCGCGCCTGCATGAGCTTGTAATCCTTGTACCGGTTCTTATCCTGGGACGTGCAATTGGGGTGGGGCTTATCTATCTTATGTCACTATTTATGAAACTTCCGGCAAAATTCGTTGCCGGTGCATCAATTCTCAGCGGATGGCCGGGTGTTGTCCTGATGATTGTCGCGATTCCGGCTGTTATAAGGATCTCCCAGGCCGTTTCCTTATTTCCTCTGAAACAGGAGAAGACAGAATGA
- a CDS encoding TonB-dependent receptor, which translates to MDTKLYRYLKLIPAVSAACLLFSFASAGFTAESNSAAEQAGSLSDTSSLQDLDKMTVRGQKPLTKAAVSERVVVEGKQIRETARSTPLEELSQKSGSVYITSRGTGLHGISSGASGGIYIRGMGGSPNSQILVVEDGAPDYQGIFGHPIPDAFFPSMIDKVTIIKGGDGVLYGTNAMGVINIQSRWPEKEGICIQNDASIGSFNTFRENLSILYRKNRIDAVTAISAFTTDGHRDGTDGNSIAGSVAVKTRLSEKSTISFRDRLIRLEGNDPGTVISPYTDHFFEVLRNSFSAQFKHDRSSVSLSLVPWINTGEHKLYDGFLSRDYTAGGSAEVTLSGKWIKTIAGISGEYIDGTVQNRISNTSSSLKSQSISGLYGQVALEADKHLSGLAGARILYSSRYGTVFLYKASLHWNPLEPLSFHSRIAKNFRIPTLRELYLPFPVANPDLRPELSLNWDAGMEIKVENFKAGCSVFKTWGKDMIRYFGMWPSAEVVNIGRLEIQGIEAEISIDNIGPFMAYITACWQDAGFYTKQNPGSKVNTGISYSSSINSSELEVSLSSEWVHGLYMNNYRRDPVKDIFFMDGSMRLRIYRSGSVIIEPYCMIRNLLNRQYEYIQYYPMPGLNFLCGLSLKV; encoded by the coding sequence ATGGACACTAAGCTTTATAGATACCTGAAATTGATCCCGGCAGTCTCAGCAGCATGCCTCCTCTTTTCTTTTGCATCTGCCGGTTTTACCGCTGAATCGAATTCAGCCGCTGAACAAGCCGGTTCCCTTTCCGATACTTCATCTCTGCAGGATCTTGACAAAATGACCGTGCGGGGGCAGAAACCTCTCACAAAAGCCGCCGTTTCAGAAAGAGTGGTCGTTGAAGGAAAACAGATAAGAGAAACGGCAAGATCCACTCCACTTGAAGAACTGTCGCAGAAATCCGGCAGCGTGTACATCACCAGCAGAGGTACCGGATTGCACGGCATCTCATCAGGTGCATCAGGAGGGATTTACATAAGGGGAATGGGCGGAAGTCCCAATTCCCAGATACTTGTTGTGGAAGATGGCGCACCCGATTACCAGGGAATTTTCGGACATCCCATTCCCGATGCTTTCTTTCCGTCGATGATTGACAAAGTGACAATCATAAAAGGCGGAGACGGAGTCCTTTATGGTACAAACGCCATGGGAGTGATAAATATCCAATCCCGCTGGCCTGAAAAAGAGGGAATCTGCATTCAGAATGATGCTTCAATAGGTTCATTTAACACTTTCCGTGAAAACCTCTCCATCCTTTACCGTAAAAACAGAATCGACGCAGTAACGGCAATAAGTGCCTTTACAACAGATGGGCACAGGGATGGAACCGATGGAAACAGTATTGCCGGTTCTGTCGCCGTTAAAACACGCCTCTCTGAAAAATCCACGATTTCATTCAGAGACAGGCTCATCCGCCTTGAAGGTAATGATCCCGGTACAGTTATCAGCCCCTATACAGATCATTTCTTCGAAGTTCTCCGGAACTCTTTCAGCGCACAATTCAAACACGACAGATCTTCCGTTTCTCTTTCACTTGTCCCATGGATAAATACCGGTGAACATAAGCTGTATGATGGCTTCTTATCCCGGGACTATACTGCCGGAGGTTCTGCAGAAGTCACTCTCTCAGGTAAATGGATTAAAACAATTGCAGGGATATCAGGTGAGTATATCGATGGAACAGTCCAGAACCGTATATCCAATACCTCCTCATCTCTAAAAAGCCAGTCCATCTCCGGTCTCTATGGACAGGTTGCTCTTGAAGCTGACAAACATCTGAGTGGATTGGCCGGAGCAAGAATTCTTTACAGCAGCAGATACGGTACGGTTTTTCTTTACAAAGCATCTTTACACTGGAACCCTCTGGAACCGTTAAGTTTTCACTCCCGTATCGCAAAGAATTTCAGAATCCCCACTCTGCGCGAACTCTATCTTCCCTTCCCGGTTGCAAACCCTGATCTCCGGCCTGAGTTATCTTTAAACTGGGATGCAGGTATGGAGATAAAGGTTGAGAATTTTAAAGCCGGATGTTCCGTATTTAAAACCTGGGGAAAAGACATGATCCGCTATTTCGGCATGTGGCCGTCTGCAGAAGTGGTAAACATCGGAAGACTTGAAATCCAGGGTATAGAGGCAGAAATTTCAATAGACAATATCGGTCCGTTCATGGCTTATATCACAGCCTGCTGGCAGGATGCCGGGTTTTATACAAAGCAGAATCCTGGCTCAAAAGTCAATACAGGCATCAGTTACAGTTCCTCAATCAATTCATCAGAACTGGAAGTTTCACTCAGCAGTGAATGGGTGCATGGTTTGTACATGAATAATTACAGACGTGACCCGGTGAAAGATATCTTTTTCATGGATGGATCGATGCGTCTCAGGATATATCGTTCCGGATCTGTGATAATCGAGCCCTATTGCATGATCAGAAACCTGCTTAACAGGCAATATGAATATATACAGTATTACCCCATGCCGGGATTAAACTTCCTTTGTGGATTATCGCTAAAGGTATAA
- a CDS encoding ABC transporter ATP-binding protein codes for MNAALEFKSVSIRYPRRQSDTISNISFTINPGEKAALLGLNGSGKTSLLLAAVGLIPFSGSIIVDGIPVEERNFQEVRERTGFLFNIPEDQILFPRVLDDVSYGLIRKGVSPLEARKKALLVLEILGVDETAELSPYQLSHGQRQRIALAGALVTNPSLLLLDEPSSALDPPGRLSLAGILQKIDSSILLATHDIEFASRICSRFLVIKDREIREYSSSGEISF; via the coding sequence ATGAATGCGGCTCTTGAATTCAAATCTGTTTCAATCCGGTATCCCCGGAGACAGTCCGATACTATATCCAATATTTCCTTTACGATTAACCCCGGAGAAAAAGCAGCGCTTCTGGGACTTAACGGTTCAGGAAAGACCTCACTTCTCCTTGCTGCTGTGGGGCTTATACCTTTCAGCGGATCTATTATTGTCGATGGTATCCCGGTTGAGGAGAGGAATTTTCAGGAGGTCAGAGAAAGGACCGGCTTTCTTTTTAATATTCCAGAGGACCAGATTTTGTTTCCGCGGGTACTCGATGATGTCTCCTATGGTCTTATTCGCAAAGGAGTTTCTCCCCTGGAAGCCCGAAAAAAGGCCTTGTTGGTACTTGAGATTTTGGGTGTAGATGAGACTGCGGAACTCTCCCCATACCAGCTTTCCCATGGACAACGTCAGAGAATAGCCCTTGCTGGTGCACTTGTCACAAATCCATCGTTGCTTCTGCTCGATGAACCCTCTTCAGCACTCGATCCGCCCGGCAGATTATCCCTGGCTGGAATCCTTCAGAAGATCGATTCCTCAATCCTGCTCGCAACACACGATATTGAGTTTGCCTCCAGAATCTGCAGCCGGTTTCTCGTGATTAAGGACAGAGAGATCAGGGAATACAGTTCCAGCGGTGAGATTTCTTTTTAG
- the lpxB gene encoding lipid-A-disaccharide synthase — MTSPSVMIIAGDISGDVHASGVVRELWSDFPEMNIWGIGGPKMQAEGFSALLPFEPFNRMGFLEVISHLPFFLSAKKLVIDEMKSRRPDCLILVDYPGFNMPVMKAAHSLGIPVLWYIAPMVWAWKRKRAEVLGKLATHIACIFPFEVQYFTPFTSSVSFVGNPLMESVSKISGKKDSLDEGEIDLAIVPGSRAQEVKKMLPEMISAYWILKECYPRVKARVSRCGPVSEQFYRDAIRGTDANLFDGNLRELLRRSDLALVTSGTATLETALEGVPMVIAYRTSMVTYHIFKRLLRIPHIGLPNIIAGERIVPECIQEKSDAEQMAAELQGYIENPETYRSTLSRLSGLRDLLGSKKPSREVSDIAGEIIRRSVAGR, encoded by the coding sequence ATGACATCACCATCTGTAATGATAATAGCGGGCGATATTTCTGGTGACGTACATGCATCAGGTGTAGTCAGAGAGCTTTGGTCTGATTTCCCGGAGATGAATATCTGGGGGATCGGGGGGCCAAAGATGCAGGCAGAGGGTTTTTCGGCTCTTCTGCCGTTTGAACCGTTTAACAGGATGGGTTTTCTTGAGGTGATCTCTCATCTGCCCTTTTTTCTCAGTGCGAAAAAGCTGGTTATAGATGAGATGAAAAGCAGGAGACCGGATTGTCTGATTCTGGTTGACTATCCCGGATTCAACATGCCTGTTATGAAAGCTGCTCACAGTCTGGGGATCCCGGTATTATGGTATATAGCTCCGATGGTGTGGGCCTGGAAGAGGAAGAGGGCGGAGGTGCTCGGTAAACTGGCTACCCATATCGCCTGTATATTTCCCTTCGAGGTTCAGTATTTTACCCCTTTCACCAGCAGCGTGAGCTTTGTTGGGAACCCTCTGATGGAGTCGGTATCTAAAATTTCAGGTAAAAAGGATAGCCTCGATGAGGGGGAGATCGATCTGGCGATAGTACCTGGGAGCAGGGCTCAGGAGGTAAAAAAGATGCTTCCTGAAATGATTTCTGCTTACTGGATATTAAAGGAGTGTTATCCACGGGTCAAGGCCAGGGTTTCCCGCTGCGGGCCTGTTTCTGAGCAGTTTTACAGAGATGCAATCAGGGGAACGGATGCGAACCTGTTTGATGGGAATTTGAGGGAACTTTTGCGCAGATCCGATCTTGCTCTTGTTACATCAGGGACAGCTACTCTGGAGACGGCTCTGGAGGGGGTTCCGATGGTGATAGCCTACAGGACATCGATGGTTACCTATCACATTTTCAAACGGCTGCTCAGGATTCCTCATATAGGCCTGCCTAATATTATTGCTGGAGAGAGGATTGTTCCTGAGTGCATTCAGGAGAAGTCAGACGCAGAGCAAATGGCGGCAGAATTGCAGGGATACATTGAAAACCCGGAGACTTACCGCAGCACCCTTTCCAGACTTTCAGGGCTGAGGGATCTTCTGGGATCAAAAAAGCCGTCACGTGAGGTATCCGATATTGCTGGTGAGATTATAAGGCGCAGTGTGGCAGGCAGGTGA
- a CDS encoding PEGA domain-containing protein, which produces MRNVVWIFLFLSAQFFSSEAAFREGDYVITGFRSTSRDFPQTGIGLIKGASADTLEEIDSVPSIQPGQIILRRKRDGEYRLYKGMLDTAAFNNRANLYYAFQIPGWARISDLVHYRIYRGPTDKPGSDENLVFFDSERIYLRQFSRIYYFKNGNWFSIEGSASLQQGTIKVTSTPEGAQVIINGVPSGKVTPCEIEGLIPGTYVLELFLPDHHFYRKLVPLFPKGTVSVSFELFSDMDTVFITGKAPHGVLILPQPPVDKRYRIDSVTVDDYKVRLLPGEHRLNWDGGALYKSIDTVITIEEGRVSFFDYLFRRQYGVLRVVPDPGDAEVCIQNYNCRIGEQIIEVPTGRYSVSAFRHGFRNLKRDVIVLPDSIVNCEMSLMQIPDRDADGYIDNVDRCPDVYGLHDGCPRQKMREAIEGKRQDLVDYIRNDHFGIGFTVMGMILKIPTRKHFSNFVSTFSSGKIGGVNNYRGLTFANMIEVMYRGLFASVELGQWTAGLHYQRPDTMELKTRNTTYLVYYDSIMEVEPVLFLPSTAVSLGVHYNWSWLNLVYSIGYQWEDIIIDQIYDVGKQEFSRITFDNDWWFHQLYTELDLQAGEFFVPSVYFKFKFPFGPFRWTRWHVLQAGLQIKLFPHLRKEKKK; this is translated from the coding sequence GTGAGGAATGTTGTCTGGATTTTCCTTTTCCTTTCAGCGCAGTTCTTCTCTTCTGAGGCAGCGTTCAGAGAGGGTGATTATGTCATTACCGGTTTTCGTTCCACCAGTCGTGACTTTCCTCAGACTGGCATCGGGTTGATAAAGGGTGCTTCTGCTGACACTCTTGAGGAGATAGATTCGGTTCCATCCATTCAGCCGGGGCAGATTATCCTCAGGCGGAAGCGGGATGGTGAGTACAGGCTTTACAAAGGGATGCTGGATACTGCTGCTTTCAACAACAGGGCTAATCTTTACTATGCATTTCAGATTCCCGGATGGGCCAGGATTTCCGATCTGGTTCATTACCGCATATACCGGGGTCCGACAGACAAGCCGGGCAGTGATGAGAATTTGGTGTTTTTTGACAGTGAGCGCATCTACCTTCGTCAGTTTTCCCGAATCTACTATTTTAAGAACGGGAACTGGTTCTCCATAGAGGGTTCTGCCTCTCTTCAGCAGGGTACAATAAAGGTCACCTCGACACCTGAAGGTGCGCAGGTGATTATAAATGGCGTGCCATCGGGGAAAGTCACTCCCTGTGAGATCGAGGGGCTTATTCCCGGGACATACGTTTTGGAGCTGTTCCTTCCTGATCATCACTTTTACCGCAAGCTTGTTCCGCTTTTTCCCAAAGGCACAGTTTCTGTTTCCTTTGAGCTTTTTTCCGATATGGATACAGTCTTTATCACAGGAAAAGCTCCTCATGGCGTGCTGATTCTTCCTCAGCCTCCTGTAGACAAGCGCTACAGAATAGATTCCGTGACAGTTGACGATTACAAGGTAAGGCTGCTTCCAGGAGAACACAGGCTTAACTGGGACGGCGGGGCTCTTTATAAGTCTATTGACACTGTGATAACAATCGAGGAGGGCAGGGTATCGTTTTTTGATTACCTGTTCAGAAGGCAGTACGGGGTGCTGAGGGTTGTGCCTGATCCCGGTGATGCGGAGGTTTGTATCCAGAACTATAACTGCCGTATTGGCGAACAGATTATCGAGGTGCCGACCGGCAGGTACAGTGTATCTGCATTCCGCCACGGGTTCAGAAATCTAAAGAGGGATGTTATTGTGTTGCCTGATTCCATTGTCAATTGCGAAATGAGCCTGATGCAGATTCCGGACAGAGACGCAGACGGGTACATTGACAATGTTGACAGGTGTCCCGATGTTTACGGGCTGCACGACGGCTGCCCCAGGCAGAAGATGAGGGAGGCGATTGAGGGAAAAAGGCAGGATCTTGTTGATTATATCCGGAATGATCATTTCGGGATTGGTTTCACTGTGATGGGAATGATACTTAAGATACCCACGAGGAAGCATTTCTCCAATTTTGTCTCTACCTTTTCAAGCGGTAAAATAGGCGGTGTGAACAATTACCGGGGGCTAACATTTGCAAACATGATTGAGGTGATGTACAGAGGATTGTTTGCATCGGTGGAACTTGGGCAGTGGACCGCAGGACTTCACTACCAGCGTCCCGATACCATGGAGCTTAAGACCCGCAATACAACATATCTGGTCTATTATGATTCGATTATGGAAGTAGAGCCGGTCCTTTTCCTTCCCAGCACAGCTGTTTCACTGGGAGTTCACTATAACTGGTCATGGTTAAACCTTGTGTACTCCATAGGTTATCAGTGGGAGGACATCATTATTGATCAGATATATGATGTCGGGAAGCAGGAATTTTCCAGAATTACATTTGATAATGACTGGTGGTTTCATCAGTTGTATACTGAACTTGATCTTCAGGCAGGAGAGTTTTTCGTGCCATCGGTTTATTTCAAGTTCAAATTTCCCTTTGGACCATTCAGATGGACCCGCTGGCATGTGCTTCAGGCCGGATTACAGATAAAGCTTTTTCCGCATCTTCGCAAGGAGAAGAAGAAATGA
- a CDS encoding energy-coupling factor transporter transmembrane protein EcfT, giving the protein MRDFHQVWGCADGPLKSLNPHIKIVSGLLTGIAVLLLPHNSITGLVALLCGTILWCSLSSLPLRMVLQCAIASLMLFSPFLLLTPWINIQNVNSSPLDGKLAHALGIALRSTCTLFIAASTVTIISINDVHRGLVLLRIPESFTALVVQLINQTMLLLEETSRITEVLRFRGTSGVKGWRVLFSFPVVWMVRVLFRAERSAAAMAVRGYGINTSLRSDPAVLHTADFAVLVCTSLYFAFSIVLRLVPSS; this is encoded by the coding sequence ATGAGGGACTTTCATCAAGTGTGGGGATGTGCTGATGGGCCTCTGAAATCCCTGAATCCGCACATAAAAATTGTTTCAGGACTTCTGACAGGTATAGCCGTTCTTTTACTTCCCCATAATTCTATCACAGGCCTGGTCGCTCTTTTATGTGGTACGATTCTTTGGTGTTCACTTTCATCATTGCCTCTTCGAATGGTTCTGCAGTGTGCCATTGCCTCCCTGATGCTTTTTTCTCCCTTTCTTCTGCTCACTCCCTGGATAAACATTCAAAATGTCAATTCATCACCTCTTGACGGGAAACTGGCACATGCACTGGGAATAGCACTTCGCAGCACCTGCACTCTCTTTATCGCAGCATCAACCGTCACAATTATTTCCATCAACGATGTTCATCGGGGGCTTGTTCTTCTACGGATTCCTGAATCATTTACAGCACTGGTTGTTCAGTTGATTAATCAGACGATGCTGCTTCTGGAGGAAACCTCACGCATTACAGAAGTCCTGCGCTTCAGAGGGACTTCAGGTGTAAAGGGCTGGAGAGTCCTTTTCTCTTTTCCCGTAGTATGGATGGTACGGGTGCTTTTCAGAGCCGAGCGGAGTGCGGCTGCTATGGCAGTACGCGGCTACGGAATTAATACTTCTCTCAGGTCTGATCCTGCTGTATTACACACTGCAGATTTTGCGGTCCTGGTCTGCACCTCTTTATATTTTGCATTTTCTATAGTTTTACGACTGGTGCCCTCATCATGA
- a CDS encoding Rpn family recombination-promoting nuclease/putative transposase codes for METLLIKLPSRIQNRIVWDTLEIVKENWLDENLREYRSDIIYRAKISGDDQWVYLLFEHKSAPDKRTHFQLLNLS; via the coding sequence CTGGAAACTCTCCTCATTAAACTGCCTTCAAGAATTCAAAACCGTATCGTTTGGGATACATTAGAGATTGTAAAAGAAAACTGGCTCGATGAAAACCTCAGGGAATATCGTTCAGATATCATTTATCGTGCAAAAATATCGGGAGATGATCAATGGGTATATCTGCTCTTTGAGCATAAGAGTGCACCGGATAAAAGGACCCATTTCCAGCTTTTGAACTTATCCTGA
- a CDS encoding NAD(P)H-binding protein has protein sequence MIVVSDASSKTGTEIISALLKAGERVRGIDNSRERLAALRSSGVEPAVGELTDPVFLLSAFRDAESVFFIVPSRSETESVKKYFEDTGSAFVKALRDSKVRNVYFLSSMGADEVSEAGLLLSLGEIERRLDTIETENVITFRPGYFMEHLLSKISYIKTRDVIADSTSGDTPLYLVSIGDVALKAVSMLRERSSLGRRKIELYGDRLSYRDMTRIIGTSIGIPELPYVQLLDIDMRNDLVNQGYSINMADNYVEMTHALSRGALTPKQIDKLTPNCPTRFKQFVDDVFVEAYHCAELEN, from the coding sequence ATGATTGTTGTTTCAGATGCATCCAGTAAGACAGGTACAGAGATAATATCCGCCCTGCTGAAAGCAGGAGAGCGTGTACGGGGCATAGACAATAGCCGGGAGAGGCTTGCAGCTCTGAGAAGTTCAGGGGTGGAGCCTGCTGTTGGTGAACTGACAGATCCGGTCTTTCTTCTAAGTGCTTTCAGGGATGCAGAGTCGGTGTTTTTTATCGTTCCATCAAGATCAGAAACTGAAAGTGTAAAGAAATACTTTGAGGATACAGGTTCTGCCTTTGTAAAGGCACTCAGAGATTCAAAAGTAAGGAATGTATACTTTCTGTCGAGTATGGGAGCGGATGAGGTATCTGAGGCGGGGCTGCTGCTGAGTCTGGGTGAGATCGAAAGACGACTTGACACCATAGAAACTGAAAACGTAATTACTTTTCGTCCGGGCTACTTTATGGAACACCTGCTCTCAAAAATCTCCTATATCAAAACACGGGATGTAATAGCGGATTCAACCAGTGGTGATACCCCGCTTTATCTTGTGTCCATTGGTGATGTTGCCCTGAAGGCAGTTTCCATGTTAAGGGAGCGATCATCTCTGGGACGCCGGAAAATTGAACTCTATGGCGACAGGCTGAGCTACAGAGATATGACCCGGATAATCGGTACGAGTATCGGGATACCCGAACTGCCATACGTGCAGCTTCTCGATATTGATATGCGCAACGATCTGGTCAATCAGGGTTATTCAATAAACATGGCCGATAACTATGTAGAGATGACCCATGCTTTAAGCAGAGGCGCTCTCACCCCGAAGCAGATCGATAAATTGACCCCAAACTGCCCCACAAGGTTCAAGCAGTTTGTAGATGATGTATTTGTGGAGGCGTATCACTGCGCAGAGCTGGAGAATTAA
- a CDS encoding class I SAM-dependent methyltransferase has translation MTHSSTLSVVEFFDTIAPQWDSWHDLQKVGSDLDKGLLHFGVRHDEHVLDVGCGTGNLTAALLHRLKENGRVTAIDISEAMINNARSKIKDPRVTWIHGSVETPGTVPDSFDRIICFSVWPHLTNTEETGKLLYSILKPGGKLHIWHLISRDEVNRIHSRSSPAVKSHLLAPAREMASLLETIGFAIEETTDNEKEYLITASRVG, from the coding sequence ATGACTCACAGTTCAACCTTATCGGTTGTAGAATTCTTTGACACGATAGCACCGCAATGGGATTCATGGCACGATCTCCAAAAGGTCGGGTCTGACCTTGATAAAGGACTTTTACATTTCGGTGTCAGGCATGATGAACATGTTCTGGATGTTGGTTGCGGGACCGGAAATCTTACAGCAGCACTGCTGCACAGACTCAAAGAGAATGGCAGAGTCACAGCAATCGACATTTCAGAAGCAATGATTAACAATGCCAGGTCGAAGATAAAGGATCCACGGGTAACCTGGATTCATGGATCAGTCGAAACACCAGGAACTGTTCCGGATTCATTTGACAGAATAATCTGCTTTTCTGTCTGGCCTCATTTGACAAATACCGAAGAAACCGGGAAACTTTTATACAGCATTCTAAAACCCGGCGGGAAACTCCATATCTGGCATCTTATTTCCCGTGACGAGGTCAACAGAATTCACTCCCGGTCTTCCCCTGCAGTAAAGAGCCACCTTCTGGCGCCCGCCCGGGAGATGGCATCACTGCTTGAAACCATCGGATTTGCAATCGAGGAGACAACAGATAATGAGAAGGAATACCTTATAACAGCATCCAGAGTAGGATAA